A part of Gossypium hirsutum isolate 1008001.06 chromosome A07, Gossypium_hirsutum_v2.1, whole genome shotgun sequence genomic DNA contains:
- the LOC107952866 gene encoding protein LIGHT-DEPENDENT SHORT HYPOCOTYLS 3 — translation MDSIRETDSSNSENVSLINVSNNGGTSLPSSSSSPTASRYENQKRRDWNTFGQYLKNHRPPLSLSRCSGAHVLEFLRYLDQLGKTKVHTPICPFYGHPNPPAPCPCPLRQAWGSLDALIGRLRAAFEENGGKPEVNPFGARAVRLYLREVRDLQSKARGISYEKKKRKRPPTQQIPTLPMPPPPPPGAS, via the coding sequence ATGGATTCAATTCGAGAAACCGATAGCTCCAACTCCGAAAATGTCAGCCTCATCAATGTGAGCAATAACGGTGGCACTTCACTTCCATCCTCGTCTTCTTCTCCAACCGCAAGCCGCTACGAGAACCAAAAGCGCCGTGACTGGAACACCTTTGGTCAGTACCTTAAGAATCATAGGCCCCCACTTTCCCTCTCCAGGTGCAGTGGAGCTCACGTCCTAGAATTCCTTCGCTACCTTGACCAATTGGGCAAAACCAAAGTCCACACTCCAATCTGCCCTTTCTATGGCCACCCAAACCCACCAGCCCCTTGCCCTTGCCCGCTCCGTCAAGCCTGGGGTAGCCTCGATGCTCTCATCGGCCGCCTCCGAGCTGCCTTcgaagaaaatggaggaaaaccTGAAGTAAACCCTTTTGGGGCACGAGCTGTGAGGCTTTACCTTCGTGAAGTTCGTGATTTGCAGTCAAAAGCAAGAGGGATTAGTTATGAGAAGAAGAAGCGTAAGCGACCACCAACTCAACAGATCCCGACTCTACCAATGCCGCCGCCACCACCACCAGGTGCAAgttaa